A region from the Janthinobacterium agaricidamnosum genome encodes:
- a CDS encoding dual specificity protein phosphatase family protein, whose protein sequence is MTLSPLPHLLLLFLALAAGSAGAQAPGAPERNAEWATPLPHVSNLHQVTPVLFRSAKLDSADVAQLQTLGVKTVISLRSFHSDTQVLDGSGIRAVRIPINTWAIRDKHVIETMRSIRAAEQQGPVLLHCLHGADRTGLMAAMYRMLYQGWPRAKAIDELKNGGYGYHAVWKNIESYLKRVDVAALRAQIEQEKP, encoded by the coding sequence ATGACCTTATCGCCCTTGCCGCATCTTTTGCTGCTATTCCTGGCCCTGGCGGCCGGTTCCGCCGGCGCGCAAGCGCCCGGGGCGCCCGAGCGCAATGCCGAGTGGGCGACGCCGCTGCCGCACGTGTCGAACCTGCACCAGGTCACCCCCGTCCTGTTCCGCAGCGCAAAGCTCGACAGCGCCGACGTGGCCCAGCTGCAGACGCTGGGCGTGAAGACGGTGATCAGCCTGCGCTCCTTCCATTCGGACACGCAGGTGCTCGATGGCAGCGGCATCCGCGCCGTCCGCATTCCCATCAATACCTGGGCCATCCGCGACAAGCATGTGATCGAGACCATGCGCAGCATCCGCGCCGCCGAACAGCAGGGCCCCGTGCTGCTGCACTGCCTGCACGGCGCCGACCGCACGGGCCTGATGGCTGCCATGTACCGCATGCTGTACCAGGGCTGGCCGCGCGCGAAGGCGATCGACGAGTTGAAGAACGGCGGTTACGGCTATCACGCCGTGTGGAAGAATATCGAAAGCTACCTCAAGCGCGTCGACGTGGCGGCGCTGCGCGCGCAGATCGAACAGGAAAAACCATGA
- a CDS encoding SRPBCC family protein, with protein sequence MKTLLFALAACSACYPPAALAATPALDVRDVSKAGMPGKTFAATTSMPASVATVCAAIQDFAGYPQFMPNVDKIKVTAAGGGVSLVDVTLKLPMGEIKQYRLRMTPKVLDASCSLAWKLVPMEGLKVEDTIADTSGYWQLSPDPFDAGAAAVRYQVYTDPGPVPMGLGWIVDSMSRDSIPKMFDALRARVAARK encoded by the coding sequence ATGAAGACCCTGCTGTTCGCACTGGCCGCCTGTTCCGCCTGTTATCCGCCGGCCGCCCTGGCGGCCACGCCTGCGCTCGATGTGCGCGATGTCAGCAAAGCCGGCATGCCCGGCAAGACCTTTGCCGCCACGACTAGCATGCCGGCCAGCGTGGCCACCGTCTGCGCGGCCATCCAGGATTTCGCCGGCTATCCGCAGTTCATGCCGAACGTGGACAAGATCAAGGTGACGGCCGCCGGCGGCGGCGTGTCGCTGGTCGACGTCACGCTCAAGCTGCCGATGGGAGAAATCAAGCAATACCGCCTGAGAATGACGCCCAAGGTGCTTGACGCCAGCTGCAGCCTGGCCTGGAAGCTGGTGCCGATGGAGGGACTGAAGGTGGAGGACACCATCGCCGACACCAGCGGCTACTGGCAGCTGTCGCCGGATCCGTTTGACGCGGGCGCTGCCGCCGTCAGGTACCAGGTGTACACGGATCCGGGCCCCGTGCCGATGGGCCTGGGCTGGATCGTCGACAGCATGAGCCGCGACAGCATCCCGAAAATGTTCGACGCGCTGCGGGCGCGGGTGGCTGCGCGCAAATAG
- the kefC gene encoding glutathione-regulated potassium-efflux system protein KefC translates to MEHHSFLINILFYLVAAIIMVPLAKRLGMGAVLGYLVAGVVIGPWGLGLIKNVEVILSFSEFGVVLLLFLIGLELEPRRLWLLRRPIFGWGGAQVGVVSAGLCAVAMAFGVDWRTALVGALGLSLSSTAIVLATLGERKLMSTPAGSAGFSILLFQDIAAIPMIALVPLLGGLVTHSGEPGWLRVAKLAAVLAALVIGGRFLVNPILRFIAKTDLREIFTAFALLLVIAICVLMESVGLSMALGTFMAGVLLADSEYRHELISDLEPFKGLLLGLFFIAVGMSVDFGVLRAQPLLILALVAGLLVVKIGLLYVLSKFFDIPRGQQLFFALLLSQGGEFAFVVFAAAEAAHVFAPQTAALLVVVVTLSMVATPLLLLAHDKFVAPRLQGEKKRRPDDHIEAQDNPIVIAGFGRFGQIIGRLLAANKIGVTVLDHDPDQIELLRKFGFKVFYGDATRVDLLVAAGIEKAKALVIAIDNVDDSLALVDAVRLRLPELTILARARNVTHYYELMKRGVTLIERETFAAALLLGEQTLQQVGFSAERAQRAAGIFGRHNLKTLLEVAPHFQDQQKVMSLTRQAREELEDMFESDAAAFAAAEAENGRSD, encoded by the coding sequence ATGGAACACCACAGCTTTCTCATCAACATACTGTTTTACCTGGTCGCCGCCATCATCATGGTGCCGCTGGCCAAGCGTCTGGGCATGGGCGCCGTGCTCGGTTATCTGGTGGCCGGCGTCGTCATCGGACCGTGGGGCCTGGGCCTGATCAAGAATGTCGAGGTGATTCTCAGCTTTTCCGAGTTCGGTGTGGTGCTGCTGCTGTTTTTGATCGGACTGGAGCTCGAGCCCAGGCGATTGTGGCTGCTGCGCCGGCCCATCTTCGGCTGGGGCGGGGCGCAGGTGGGCGTCGTCAGCGCGGGACTGTGCGCCGTGGCCATGGCGTTCGGCGTGGACTGGCGCACGGCGCTGGTCGGTGCGCTGGGGCTGTCGCTGTCGTCGACGGCCATCGTGCTGGCCACCTTGGGCGAACGTAAACTGATGAGTACGCCGGCCGGTTCCGCCGGCTTTTCCATCTTGCTGTTCCAGGATATCGCCGCCATTCCCATGATCGCGCTGGTGCCGCTCTTGGGCGGCCTGGTCACGCATAGCGGCGAACCGGGCTGGCTGCGCGTGGCCAAGCTGGCCGCCGTGCTGGCCGCCCTGGTGATCGGCGGGCGCTTCCTGGTGAACCCCATCCTGCGCTTCATCGCCAAGACGGACTTGCGCGAAATCTTCACGGCCTTTGCCCTGCTGCTGGTGATCGCCATTTGCGTGCTGATGGAATCGGTGGGCTTGTCGATGGCGCTGGGCACCTTCATGGCGGGCGTGCTGCTGGCCGATTCCGAATACCGGCATGAACTCATTTCCGACCTGGAACCGTTCAAGGGTTTGCTGCTGGGCCTGTTCTTCATCGCCGTGGGCATGTCCGTCGATTTCGGCGTGCTGCGCGCCCAGCCGCTGCTGATCCTGGCCCTGGTGGCGGGGCTGCTGGTGGTCAAGATCGGCTTGCTGTATGTGTTGTCGAAGTTTTTCGACATTCCCCGCGGCCAGCAGCTGTTTTTTGCGCTGCTGCTGTCGCAGGGTGGCGAATTTGCCTTCGTCGTGTTTGCCGCCGCCGAGGCCGCGCATGTGTTTGCGCCGCAGACGGCCGCGCTGCTGGTCGTGGTGGTGACCCTGTCGATGGTGGCCACGCCCCTGCTGCTGCTGGCGCACGACAAGTTCGTCGCGCCGCGTCTGCAGGGCGAGAAGAAGCGCCGTCCCGACGACCATATCGAGGCGCAGGACAACCCCATCGTCATCGCCGGCTTCGGCCGCTTCGGCCAGATCATCGGCCGCCTGCTGGCGGCCAACAAGATCGGCGTGACGGTGCTCGACCACGACCCGGACCAGATCGAACTGCTGCGCAAGTTTGGCTTCAAGGTGTTTTATGGCGACGCCACGCGCGTGGACCTGCTGGTGGCGGCCGGCATCGAGAAGGCGAAGGCGCTGGTGATCGCCATCGACAATGTGGACGACAGCCTGGCCCTGGTCGACGCCGTGCGCCTGCGCCTGCCCGAGCTGACGATCCTGGCGCGCGCGCGCAACGTCACGCATTACTATGAATTGATGAAGCGCGGCGTGACCCTGATCGAGCGCGAGACGTTTGCCGCGGCCCTGTTGCTGGGCGAGCAGACCTTGCAGCAGGTGGGCTTCAGCGCCGAGCGGGCGCAGCGCGCGGCCGGCATCTTCGGCCGGCATAACCTGAAAACTTTGCTGGAAGTGGCGCCGCACTTCCAGGACCAGCAAAAAGTCATGTCCCTCACGCGCCAGGCGCGCGAGGAGCTGGAAGACATGTTCGAGAGCGATGCGGCCGCGTTTGCGGCGGCGGAAGCGGAGAACGGTAGGTCGGATTAG
- the pepF gene encoding oligoendopeptidase F: MTPSALKRPLLFSLLALSLATASAAPAPAPAQTDKQADRWDLTALYQNDAAFDADAKKLSGQLQQLGGCKGQLGGSPARLKSCLDLYADARKRVNTLYTYAAQYYDQDTGDSKGNQLNQRAALLGNEFTQAVTFLQPEILALGSKRIDAMLAKDKGLQLYRFQLSNMLRSAPHTLDAAGEQLVAQFGLATSSAASVYRTLANAEIPWPTVTLSDGKQVRLDQAAYTKYRGDDNRADRKRVFDAFFGKWKEYERTFGETLYGQLKTDAAYAKVRRYADSQSAALDADNLPPAVYQTLIAQTNANLPTLHRYFKLRARMLGIKDLAYYDVYAPLLKSERTFPLAEGKQMMLASAAPLGPDYVKALTAAVDARWMDVYPRPRKVAGAYMNGDAYDVHPFVLLNYTDNYEAVSTLTHEWGHAMHSVLANKAQPSIYAPYSIFVAEIASTTNEALLLDARLKQAKDDDERLLYLGAALENLRGTFFRQSMFAEFEAAIHGKVDKGASLTGEEITAIYADILKRYHGEAQGVMTIDPAYALEWAYVPHFYHGFYVFQYATSIAAAQDFAQRILDKEPGALAAYLKMLSAGGSAYPYDLVKAAGVDLASPKPYQALAARMNGIMDQIEAIESKRGK; this comes from the coding sequence ATGACGCCATCCGCACTCAAGCGCCCCCTGCTGTTCTCCCTGCTGGCCCTCAGCCTCGCCACCGCCTCTGCCGCTCCTGCGCCAGCCCCCGCTCAGACCGACAAACAGGCCGACCGCTGGGATTTGACGGCGCTGTATCAAAACGACGCCGCATTCGACGCCGACGCGAAAAAACTGTCGGGCCAGCTGCAGCAACTGGGCGGCTGCAAGGGGCAGCTGGGAGGCTCGCCGGCCCGCCTGAAAAGCTGCCTGGACCTGTACGCCGATGCGCGCAAGCGCGTCAACACGCTGTATACCTATGCGGCGCAGTATTACGACCAGGATACGGGCGACAGCAAGGGCAACCAGCTGAACCAGCGCGCCGCCCTGCTGGGCAACGAGTTCACCCAGGCGGTGACCTTTTTACAGCCGGAAATCCTCGCCCTGGGCAGCAAGCGCATCGATGCCATGCTGGCGAAAGACAAGGGCCTGCAGCTGTACCGCTTTCAATTGAGTAACATGCTGCGCAGCGCGCCGCACACGCTCGACGCGGCCGGCGAACAGCTGGTGGCGCAGTTCGGCCTGGCAACAAGCTCGGCCGCCAGCGTCTACCGCACCCTGGCCAATGCGGAAATCCCGTGGCCGACCGTCACACTGTCGGACGGCAAGCAAGTGCGCCTCGACCAGGCGGCGTACACGAAATACCGGGGCGATGACAATCGCGCCGACCGCAAGCGGGTGTTCGACGCCTTCTTCGGCAAGTGGAAAGAGTACGAACGCACGTTCGGCGAAACCCTGTACGGCCAGCTGAAAACGGATGCCGCGTATGCCAAGGTGCGCCGTTACGCCGATTCGCAAAGCGCCGCGCTCGATGCCGACAACTTGCCGCCGGCCGTCTACCAGACCCTGATCGCGCAAACCAACGCCAACCTGCCCACCCTGCACCGCTACTTCAAGCTGCGCGCGCGCATGCTGGGCATCAAGGACCTGGCGTACTACGACGTGTATGCGCCGCTGCTGAAAAGCGAGCGCACCTTCCCGCTGGCCGAAGGCAAGCAGATGATGCTCGCTTCCGCCGCGCCGCTGGGCCCCGACTACGTCAAGGCGCTCACTGCCGCCGTGGACGCGCGCTGGATGGATGTGTATCCGCGTCCGCGCAAGGTTGCGGGTGCCTACATGAATGGCGACGCGTATGACGTGCATCCGTTCGTGCTGCTCAATTACACGGACAATTACGAAGCCGTCAGCACCCTGACGCACGAATGGGGCCACGCCATGCACTCGGTGCTGGCCAACAAGGCGCAGCCGTCGATCTATGCGCCGTACAGCATCTTTGTCGCGGAAATCGCCTCGACCACGAACGAGGCGCTGCTGCTCGACGCGCGCCTGAAGCAGGCCAAGGATGACGACGAGCGCCTGCTGTACCTGGGCGCAGCGCTGGAAAACCTGCGCGGCACCTTCTTCCGCCAATCCATGTTCGCCGAATTCGAGGCGGCCATCCACGGCAAGGTGGACAAGGGAGCGTCGCTGACGGGCGAAGAAATCACGGCCATCTATGCCGATATCCTCAAGCGCTACCACGGCGAAGCGCAGGGCGTCATGACCATCGACCCCGCCTACGCGCTGGAATGGGCGTATGTGCCGCATTTCTATCACGGTTTCTATGTGTTCCAGTACGCCACCTCGATCGCGGCGGCGCAGGATTTCGCACAGCGCATCCTCGACAAGGAACCGGGCGCGCTGGCCGCCTACCTGAAGATGCTCAGTGCGGGCGGCTCGGCCTACCCCTACGATCTGGTGAAGGCGGCCGGCGTCGACCTGGCATCGCCGAAACCGTACCAGGCGCTGGCGGCGCGCATGAACGGCATCATGGACCAGATCGAGGCGATTGAGAGCAAACGGGGAAAATAA
- the ttcA gene encoding tRNA 2-thiocytidine(32) synthetase TtcA has protein sequence MSNTAVLETTTTAVEFPANVEAQKLARKKAEKIALENNKLHKRLCRLVGQAIGDFNMIEDGDKVMVCLSGGKDSYALLDILMTLRERAPIHFDIVAVNLDQKQPNFPPEILPAYLTELGVAFHIENQDTYSIVKRLIPEGKTTCSLCSRLRRGILYRVADELGANKIALGHHRDDILETFFLNMFFGGKLKGMPAKLQSDDGKHIVIRPMAYVKEEDTQRYAEVKGFPIIPCDLCGSQENLQRKQIKGLMREWDKKFPGRVESIFSALSNVAPSHLMDPKLFGFKDLKADGVANPMGDIAFDEEPCSTPTTFGTIPLQAL, from the coding sequence ATGAGCAACACCGCCGTGCTGGAAACGACGACGACGGCCGTGGAATTCCCGGCCAATGTGGAAGCGCAGAAACTGGCGCGCAAGAAGGCGGAAAAGATCGCCCTGGAAAACAACAAGCTGCACAAGCGCCTGTGCCGCCTGGTGGGCCAGGCCATCGGCGACTTCAATATGATCGAAGACGGCGACAAGGTAATGGTGTGCCTGTCGGGCGGCAAGGATAGCTATGCCCTGCTGGACATCCTGATGACCTTGCGCGAACGTGCGCCGATTCACTTCGATATCGTCGCCGTCAACCTGGATCAGAAGCAGCCGAACTTCCCGCCGGAAATCCTGCCCGCCTACCTGACGGAACTGGGCGTGGCCTTCCATATCGAAAACCAGGATACCTACAGCATCGTCAAGCGCCTGATCCCGGAAGGCAAGACGACCTGCTCGCTGTGCTCGCGCCTGCGCCGCGGCATCCTGTACCGCGTGGCCGACGAGCTGGGCGCCAACAAGATCGCCCTGGGCCACCACCGCGATGATATTTTGGAAACGTTCTTCCTGAATATGTTCTTCGGCGGCAAACTGAAAGGCATGCCGGCCAAGCTGCAATCGGACGACGGCAAGCACATCGTCATCCGCCCGATGGCGTATGTGAAGGAAGAAGACACGCAGCGCTATGCGGAAGTCAAGGGCTTCCCCATCATTCCATGCGATTTGTGCGGTTCGCAGGAAAACCTGCAGCGCAAGCAGATCAAGGGCTTGATGCGCGAATGGGACAAGAAATTCCCGGGCCGCGTGGAAAGCATCTTCTCGGCCCTGTCGAACGTGGCGCCATCGCACCTGATGGATCCGAAGCTGTTCGGCTTCAAGGACTTGAAGGCGGACGGCGTGGCCAACCCCATGGGCGACATCGCCTTCGACGAAGAGCCGTGCTCGACGCCGACCACGTTCGGCACGATTCCGCTGCAAGCGCTGTAA
- a CDS encoding dihydroneopterin aldolase — protein MSSALSHPRLLDCRRLFLRNYEVLINIGVYDFEKKGEQRVLINVDLYIPLALSTPKDDQLEEVVDYDFMRETIARRMAQGHVQLQESLVDDVLAAMLAHPRVRAARVSSMKPDVYPDCEGVGVEVFKIKDEA, from the coding sequence ATGTCGTCCGCCCTGTCCCACCCTCGCCTGCTTGATTGCCGCCGGCTGTTCCTGCGCAATTACGAAGTCCTCATCAACATCGGCGTCTACGACTTCGAGAAAAAGGGCGAGCAGCGCGTCCTCATCAACGTCGACCTGTACATTCCCCTGGCCCTGTCGACGCCCAAGGATGACCAGCTGGAAGAGGTGGTCGATTACGACTTCATGCGCGAAACCATCGCCAGGCGCATGGCGCAAGGCCACGTGCAGCTGCAGGAAAGCCTGGTCGACGACGTGCTCGCCGCCATGCTGGCCCACCCGCGCGTGCGCGCCGCGCGCGTGTCGAGCATGAAACCGGACGTGTATCCCGACTGCGAAGGCGTGGGCGTGGAAGTATTCAAGATCAAGGATGAAGCATGA
- a CDS encoding SDR family oxidoreductase has protein sequence MTEATTTPFDSIPRVALVTGAARRIGRAIALGLARDGWDIAVHYRDSRDEALSLVADVTALGRRAQAFACDLAQEDAVRQLLPQAQAALGPVTCVVNNASLFEYDNAGDFSFAALDAHMHANLAAPILLAQALYHATPAGGQAVVINLLDQKLYNLNPDFLSYTLSKAALLSATTMLAQALAPKVRVVGIAPGITMVSGEQTAANFAKAHENTPLGRSSTPEDVADSVCYVAGARALTGTTLLVDGGQHLIGLPRDVMFLTK, from the coding sequence ATGACAGAAGCAACGACAACGCCCTTCGACAGCATTCCCCGCGTCGCCCTTGTCACGGGCGCGGCGCGCCGCATCGGCCGCGCCATCGCGCTGGGCCTGGCGCGCGACGGCTGGGATATCGCCGTCCACTACCGCGACTCGCGCGATGAAGCGCTCAGCCTGGTGGCGGACGTCACGGCGCTGGGCCGCCGCGCGCAAGCGTTCGCCTGCGACCTGGCGCAGGAAGACGCCGTGCGCCAGCTGCTGCCGCAGGCACAGGCGGCGCTGGGACCCGTCACTTGCGTAGTCAACAACGCATCGTTGTTTGAATACGACAATGCGGGCGATTTTTCCTTCGCCGCCCTGGACGCCCACATGCACGCCAACCTGGCCGCCCCCATCCTGCTGGCGCAAGCGCTGTACCATGCCACCCCGGCAGGCGGGCAAGCCGTGGTCATCAACTTGCTGGACCAAAAACTGTACAATCTCAATCCTGATTTTTTGTCGTACACGCTGTCCAAGGCGGCGCTGCTGTCAGCGACCACCATGCTGGCCCAGGCGCTGGCGCCGAAAGTGCGCGTGGTGGGTATTGCCCCCGGCATCACCATGGTCTCCGGCGAGCAGACGGCAGCGAACTTTGCCAAGGCGCATGAAAACACGCCGCTAGGACGCTCCAGCACGCCCGAAGATGTGGCCGACAGCGTCTGTTACGTGGCCGGCGCGCGCGCGCTGACGGGCACGACCCTGCTGGTCGATGGCGGCCAGCATTTGATCGGCTTGCCGCGCGACGTCATGTTTTTGACCAAATAA
- a CDS encoding class I SAM-dependent methyltransferase has translation MSLPAPDSDALAASHALQHQIAAEIARNDGAIPFVRFMELALYAPDLGYYSGGAAKLGKDGDFTTAPEISPLFGATLAHVAAAIMAQTAPRILEFGAGTGKLAFDILTEAANAGIAIEQYAIVELSGELRARQELALAAFPQVVWLDGFPDSFEGAVFGNEVLDAMPVNLISKTPAGWCELDVSIADGQFVFVERPAGADVAAQIAAQVPDADDLPVGYVTEIHGVACGFMRSLARMLTNGKGGAAVLFDYGFPAHEYYLDLRATGTLMCHYRHHAHAEPFYLPGLQDITAHVDFTAMAVAAQDAGLDVLAYMNQASFLLGSGIGDLLLRTDPEQVKTYLPQASAVQKLVSPAEMGELFKVLAVGHQVALPEALLSSDRSHRL, from the coding sequence ATGTCTCTTCCCGCACCCGATAGCGACGCGCTGGCCGCGTCCCATGCCTTGCAGCACCAGATTGCCGCCGAAATCGCGCGCAATGACGGCGCCATTCCTTTTGTCCGCTTCATGGAGCTGGCGCTGTACGCGCCTGACCTCGGCTATTACAGCGGCGGCGCCGCCAAGCTGGGCAAAGATGGCGATTTTACAACCGCGCCGGAGATTTCGCCCCTGTTCGGCGCCACGCTGGCCCATGTGGCAGCCGCTATTATGGCGCAAACGGCCCCGCGCATCCTCGAATTCGGCGCCGGCACGGGCAAGCTGGCTTTCGATATCCTGACGGAAGCGGCGAATGCCGGCATCGCTATCGAACAGTATGCGATCGTCGAATTGTCCGGCGAATTGCGCGCGCGCCAGGAGCTGGCGCTGGCCGCCTTTCCGCAAGTGGTGTGGCTCGACGGCTTCCCCGACAGTTTTGAAGGCGCCGTGTTCGGCAATGAAGTGCTCGACGCCATGCCCGTCAACCTGATCAGCAAGACGCCCGCCGGCTGGTGCGAACTCGACGTCAGCATTGCCGACGGCCAGTTCGTGTTTGTCGAACGCCCTGCCGGCGCCGACGTGGCCGCGCAGATCGCCGCCCAGGTGCCGGACGCCGATGACTTGCCGGTCGGCTATGTCACAGAAATTCATGGCGTGGCCTGCGGCTTCATGCGCTCGCTGGCGCGCATGCTGACCAATGGCAAGGGCGGCGCGGCCGTGCTGTTCGATTACGGTTTTCCTGCGCACGAGTATTATCTGGACCTGCGCGCCACGGGCACCCTGATGTGCCATTACCGCCACCATGCCCATGCGGAACCGTTTTATCTGCCCGGTTTGCAGGACATCACGGCTCACGTGGATTTTACGGCCATGGCGGTGGCGGCGCAGGATGCGGGCCTCGACGTGCTCGCATACATGAACCAGGCGTCCTTCCTGCTGGGCTCCGGTATCGGCGACTTGCTGCTGCGCACCGACCCCGAGCAGGTCAAGACCTACCTGCCGCAGGCCAGCGCCGTGCAAAAGCTGGTGTCGCCGGCCGAGATGGGCGAATTGTTCAAGGTACTGGCGGTGGGGCACCAGGTGGCGTTGCCGGAAGCGCTGTTGTCCAGTGACCGCAGTCACCGCCTGTAA
- a CDS encoding J domain-containing protein: protein MGKIHTHYDNLKVARLAPQEVIRAAYKALSQKYHPDKNPGDEKAARIMAILNSAYGTLSDPQRRKEHDEWIAAEEWEIEWLESTHHEEGKSRDGRAKGHAQSHEHTWAQDVPPPKGKPRSGALPIWRNWRWWLSLLVCLLLGWLGALLMLDTSPPVPAALASAWSGLARDGARVHPDTATAESAATPPAKNEAVAIDSWAVGKPYAAEPAQAKAPEIRVLAVAQLSLKASRPACDGASQAESAGLVAPNGEPWPARSGYVDGFPIGNKGDELSLTIDNSSNTAPVFVKLYDQERRSNVRYLYILANDKLTVEQLSAGKYEVRYQAVGPGQDNCGGTTRSGASIPAPAPAAGEGGTQNPVVSSI, encoded by the coding sequence ATGGGAAAGATACATACACACTATGACAACCTGAAAGTGGCGCGCCTGGCGCCGCAGGAAGTCATACGTGCCGCGTATAAAGCCCTCAGCCAGAAATACCACCCCGACAAGAATCCCGGCGACGAAAAGGCCGCCCGCATCATGGCCATCCTCAACAGCGCCTATGGCACCTTGTCCGATCCGCAACGCCGCAAGGAACACGACGAGTGGATCGCCGCCGAGGAGTGGGAAATCGAATGGCTGGAAAGCACCCACCACGAAGAAGGCAAGAGCCGCGATGGCCGCGCGAAAGGCCATGCCCAATCGCATGAGCACACCTGGGCGCAGGATGTGCCGCCGCCGAAGGGCAAGCCGCGGAGTGGGGCGCTGCCCATCTGGCGCAACTGGCGCTGGTGGCTGAGTTTGCTTGTCTGCCTGCTGCTGGGCTGGCTGGGCGCCTTGCTGATGCTCGATACCTCGCCGCCCGTGCCTGCCGCGCTGGCGTCGGCCTGGAGCGGGCTGGCCCGCGATGGCGCCAGGGTGCACCCGGACACGGCAACGGCGGAGAGCGCAGCCACGCCGCCGGCAAAAAACGAGGCGGTGGCTATCGATAGCTGGGCCGTGGGCAAGCCGTATGCGGCCGAGCCCGCGCAAGCGAAGGCGCCCGAGATCCGCGTGCTGGCCGTGGCGCAGCTGAGCCTGAAAGCCAGCCGGCCCGCCTGCGATGGCGCCAGCCAGGCCGAGTCGGCGGGGCTGGTGGCGCCGAATGGCGAGCCTTGGCCGGCGCGGTCCGGCTATGTCGATGGCTTCCCGATCGGCAACAAGGGCGATGAACTGAGTTTAACCATCGATAACAGCAGCAATACGGCGCCCGTCTTCGTCAAGCTGTATGACCAGGAGCGGCGCTCGAATGTGCGCTACCTGTACATCCTGGCCAATGACAAGCTGACCGTGGAGCAGCTCAGCGCGGGCAAATACGAAGTGCGCTACCAGGCCGTCGGGCCAGGCCAGGACAATTGCGGCGGCACCACGCGCAGCGGCGCCTCGATACCGGCGCCGGCGCCTGCCGCGGGAGAGGGTGGTACGCAGAATCCTGTTGTAAGCAGCATCTAA